The following proteins are co-located in the Mus caroli chromosome 7, CAROLI_EIJ_v1.1, whole genome shotgun sequence genome:
- the Etfb gene encoding electron transfer flavoprotein subunit beta — protein sequence MAELRALVAVKRVIDFAVKIRVKPDKSGVVTDGVKHSMNPFCEIAVEEAVRLKEKKLVKEIIAVSCGPSQCQETIRTALAMGADRGIHVELSGAQAESLGPLQVARVLAKLAEKEKVDLLFLGKQAIDDDCNQTGQMTAGLLDWPQGTFASQVTLEGDKVKVEREIDGGLETLRLKLPAVVTADLRLNEPRYATLPNIMKAKKKKIEVIKAGDLGVDLTSKVSVISVEEPPQRSAGVKVETTEDLVAKLKEVGRI from the exons ATGGCGGAGCTGCGCGCGCTCGTGGCTGTCAAGAGGGTCATCGACTTCGCTGTGAAG ATTCGGGTTAAGCCGGACAAGTCGGGAGTGGTCACTGATGGTGTGAAGCACTCCATGAACCCCTTCTGTGAGATTGCAGTGGAAGAGGCTGTGCGGCTGAAGGAGAAGAAGCTGGTGAAGGAGATCATCGCCGTCAGCTGTGGCCCCTCACAGTGCCAG GAGACCATCCGAACTGCCCTGGCCATGGGTGCAGACAGAGGCATCCACGTGGAGTTATCAGGGGCACAGGCAGAAAGCTTAGGCCCCCTGCAGGTGGCCCGGGTCCTGGCCAAGCTGGctgaaaaggagaaagtggacCTTTTGTTCCTGGGCAAGCAG GCTATTGATGATGACTGTAACCAGACAGGTCAGATGACAGCTGGACTTCTGGACTGGCCGCAG GGTACATTCGCCTCTCAGGTGACACTGGAGGGGGACAAGGTAAAAGTGGAACGGGAAATTGACGGGGGTCTGGAGACCCTTCGCCTGAAGCTGCCTGCTGTGGTGACTGCTGACCTAAGGCTCAATGAGCCTCGCTATGCCACCCTGCCCAACATCATG AAagccaagaagaagaagattgaAGTGATCAAGGCTGGAGACCTGGGCGTGGACCTGACCTCCAAGGTCTCTGTGATCAGTGTGGAAGAGCCCCCTCAGCGCTCAGCAGGAGTCAAGGTAGAAACCACAGAAGACCTGGTGGCCAAGCTGAAGGAGGTGGGGCGGATCTGA